The following is a genomic window from Bacteroidia bacterium.
AACTTTAAATGCACCTTTTTCTCCGAGTTTCAGACCAATCGCCTGATTTATCAGAAAACCATCGGGCATCAAAATCTTGGCGGAAAGCGCTTCTCCCTGCAATGCGCGGAGGTACAATTGACCATTTTCGGTGTAGGCTTCAGCCAGTATTTCATTGTTTTCAAGGCTTTGAGATTTTCCGGCCATACGAAGACCCGTAATTTCGGCCACCCCTGCGGCTTTCCGTTTGATGATGATGATGATTTTGATGATGATTTTTTGTTCGCCGAAAGAAGACTGAATTCCGTCAGTTTTCATTACAGGAACGTGAGCAGAAGCCGTATTTGCAGGCAGAAAGGCAATCAGCATGGCAAAAACCGCGGATAGAAAAAGACGGGCGATAGCGTTGGATGATTTCATAATCTAGCGATGTTTAAATGTTGTTAAAAGTTTTGATTTATACCTATTGGTTCAGCGGCTTTGAATAAACGTAACATGGATATTGAAAAAAAAATTAAATTTCCTTTATGAACCGGAGATCATTTGTCAAAACAACCGCGCTCAGCGCACTGGCAATGGGTTTTGAGTCATTTACGACAAAGGGAAAAACCCATATTCTCACCCTGAGCTTTGACGACGGGTTTAAAAAATCTTTTTACCGCACGGCCGAAATTCACGAAAACTACGGCCTGAAGGCATGCCTGAACGTCATCGCCTCCGGTCATTTACCCGAATTTAAAGGCGTTGGGTTCTGGGTCCGCCCGGATCAGATGGGAAATTTTGAAGACTGGAATACGCTGAAAAGCCGCGGCCACGAGGTCATGCCTCATTCGTGGGCACATCTCAACCTCACACAGATTCCCTTCGAACAGGCTACAGCCAATATGACCCGGTGTTTGGATTATTTTGAGGCAAATCTGGAAGGGTATGACAAGGAAAAAGCCGTGTACAATTTTGCGTTTAACGCATCTACGGAAGCGCTTGACCACTTTGCACTTCAGCGGGTTGCAGCCGTGCGTACGGGTGCCTGGCTTACCCTCACAAACACAAAGACCAATCGTATTCCCGGCAGTGCAGAGCGACTGCGGCTGGGTTGTTGGTCGCATGGCCCCGACAATTCCGATGACTATGTAGAAGCGGAGGTAAACGAATTTCTCGCCGGGCCGGGCGGATGGCTGATCCTCAACCTGCATGGCCTTGATGGCGAAGGGTGGGGGCCGGTGAGCACCTGGTATCTCGACCATTTGTTGCGGCGGCTGGTCAAAATTGATTATCTCGATATATTACCGACAGGAGAAGTAATAAAAGAACTCACCAAATGATAACCATTAGCAGAACAAACGCTGAAAACAGCGATTTTGCCGAGCTTGTCAGGCATCTTGACAGCGATCTTGCCAGAAGGGATGGCGAAGACCATTCCTTTTATGCGCAGTACAACAAAATCACAAATATCAAATACGCCGTAGTTGCTTATGAAGCCGGTAAACCCATCGGGTGCGGTGCGATCAAAGAATTTGCCCCCGACACGATGGAAGTAAAAAGAATGTATGTTTTCCCGGAGAGCAGAGGAAAAGGGATTGCCGCCCAAATCCTCGCAGAGCTCGAAAACTGGGCTTCAGAGATGGGCTACCCAAAATGCGTCCTCGAAACCGGACTCAAACAACCCGAAGCCATTCGCCTCTACGAAAAAAGCGGCTACCGCCGCATCCCCAACTACGGGCAGTACGCCGGCGTGGAGAATAGTGTGTGTTTTGAGAAGCGGGTGGGGTGAGGTGTGGTTTTTTGGGGAGAAACTTAAAAGTCCTTTGAAGTTAGGTTAATTTTATTGGTCAACATGAGTTGGAACAAATTATCCGAAAAGCAGAAGGAGTTTTAGCGTTCTAAGCCTATATTTGTAATACAACCTGATGACCAAACCAAATGTTAGTATTAGATCCGCATCTTATTTTTCAAAACCCCGAAAACTACCTGGACTTTATCACAAAAAGTCCGGAAGGGCAGTATTTTGATCGAAAAGAAGTTAGAGATGATATCAAAAAGGGGAAGGAGAATCTCAAAAAAACTATATCTGCATTTACAAATTCACGTGGTGGTATTCTCATTTTGGGTATATCTGATGATGGGAATATTGTTGGGCTTAACCATTTGACAGAGAACGAACTCAATGCACTGGTTCAGGAAAAGATTCATTTAATTAATCATCAGGCTCAATCAAAAGAGTTTTATATCGAAGAGAAAAGACTCTTGGCTGTATATGCACCTGAGGGTCTTTCCGGAGTCTGTAAAACCAATGAATCACATCCCAAAGCATGGATTCGCGAAGCAGCACAAAATCAGCCACTATCTCCACAACAGGAAGAAGCTTTATTGCTGGAAAGAAATAAAAAATGGGAACAACTTTCTGTTTGTGAAGTATCTCCGGTGCTCATAAACAAAGGGGTTCTCGAAATATTTAAAAAAAGGTATCTGGAAGAACAAGGCGCAGCGTTTAGTTATGAAGACACCGAATTCCTGCTTAATATAGGAGCTGCCAAACCAGAGAATAGCAGATTTTTTTTTACGTACGCTGGTTTTCTATTTTTTGCAAATAACCCTTCTGCCCATATCCCAGGAGCACAAATCCGTTTCCTCAAATACGAATCGCCAATTGAACAATACAAACAGGCGGGAAATCCAACTTTTGACAAAACCTTCGACGGATGTTTGCCCGAGTTGCTTCGAAAAGTGCGGACTTTTGTCAACGAAGGGGCTTTTTTCAAAAAATACACCTACCGAAACCCCTATGAAAGTGGTATCGTTGAAGAGCCGGAGCTTCCGCCCAACGCCGTTGAGGAATCTATCGTCAACGCACTTATACACAGAGATTACCATTCTCCCCTTCCTATTGAGTGCATTCTTTATAAAGACGCTTTTGCGGTCAGAAGCCCTGGCAGAATCCTTCAGGATGGGGTTATTCCTGCAAACTTTAGCCTGGATGACCAACAGCTTTCTCATTATCCACGAAATCCAAAAATATCTCAGTGGGCAAAAACCATGGTCGATGAAAGTGGGCAGCGATTTGTAAAATCGCTCAGTGAAGGCCATCGTACCATGTTGAAAGCAATGAAAGAGCTTAAGCTGCCTGCTCCCAGGTATAGTACCAATGGATTTACAACTGTAAAACTTTTTAACGACTCCGTAAATCGGGAAGCCAGAATCAGACAATTGCAACAGCCATTAAGTGATGAGTTCACTAACCTCTTTCCCATCGAATTTCAATACCATACACTACAGGAACCGGATCCATTAAGCTATTCCATTCAAATACAGCTTCTTCATCTTATAAGGGATAAACTTAGAAATCTGGGATGGTATATTGATAAGGAGAAAAAATCGCGTATCACAGTTCATCAAAGAGGGAAAAACCTCAAAATCAATGCGTTGATAGATGCCGTACTACATGTATATCCTGCCTATGATTTACAGGTTTATGTTTTTGATGGAAAGTTCTATCTTTCGGTTGATTATACAATTCAGGTCAGAAATATATCTAGCCTCGACAAGCTACTTCAAAAAAAGATTAATTTTCAGGAGCGTTTTTCGCAGGTAAAGTATGGGGGAACATGGACAGCCGGCCTTATCGAATCCTATACAACATTCACAGCCAAAGTCAGACTTCCTGAATATGAAACGACAGAAGAAGTCGCCTGCGAAAATATCATCCCAAATCTGTCAAAAACAGAGCTTTCAGCCATTGCTTCCACCCTGAAATTTGACCTTGAAGCAAAAATCAAGGAGTTTAGCATGGCTTCACTGGCCAATGCATCCAAAGACCGGGCTACGAAAATACTCGACGTCGCGAAGTTTTTGGCTACTCAGGTTTTTCCTATGGGTTATAATGGATTTACCGCACATTTATCTGACAGGCCACTTACTCTACAGCTTCCAGATGTGGATGAGAATCTGTTTTTTACCTTATTCCGAAATCTTAAGGAACCTGAGGCAAAGTTTCAGGAAAATCACACAGAGGCTAATATCCTCTCCGGCCTTACAAGGTTTGGCGCACTAATCACCACACCACGCGATATCGAAATTGTTCCTTTCTGCCTTACTGGCTTTGAAAACTCATGCCAACAATTAATAGAAACCCTGCAAAGAGGGCAGATGAACTTCAAAGGTATGGAACGCACCTTTGGGACTTCCCTTACCTTTACTTCTGTGATTTCCAAGTCAGATGCACATGATTTTCTCCCAGAAATTCAACGTTTGCTGACCCAGCACCCCCATTGGATCGGTAACCCCGATCTCACACGTATCTTTCTCATTCACATTCCTGAAGACCGGTATCCTGCTACTGATATTCATTCTCCATACTTTATATTAAAAGAATATCTGCTCGAAAAAGGTATTCCCGTACAAATGGTCGATACGAATACCCTGCTAAATCCCAAGTTCAAAGACCTGAATCTTGCCCTGAATATAAATGCAAAAACCGGCGGCACCCCATGGGTACTGCCTAACGCACTACCTGAAGCAGACTGTTTTATAGGTCTGTCTTATGCACAATACCGGGAAGACAACCATTTTCGCCGAACCATGGGATATGCCAATGTTTTTGACCGCTACGGACAGTGGATGTTTTATAAAGGTAACAGCCTGAGCTTTGACTTTGAGGAAAAACATATTCACCTGGCAAAACTGGTAAAAGAGAGTCTCTTGCAACGAAAAGACCTGTCTGACTCCGCTTCCATTCATATTCATTATACCAATAAATTTTCCAGACTTGACCGTGAGCATATTCTTGCAGCCGTAAAGTCTGTTCGTCCAAAGGCTACAGTATCATTTGTCTGGATTAATCTTTTCCATAATATACGCATGTTTGACAACCGCATCGAAGGAAATGGCAGCCTTAGTCGTGGCAGTTATGTGGTAACAGGAAAACACCAGATTTACCTCTCCACTACTGGCTACTCTACACTAAAAAAGACCCTCGGAACGCCAGTATTACTCGAAGTCAATACCCTAACAGAACCTTACAACCCGCAACATATCATGCCTTATCGCAGCATTGCACAGCACATTCTGGCACTTACCAAACTCAATTGGTCCAGCACTCAGTCTATCAATGCTTTGCCCGTAACACTCAAATATGCACACGAAATCGCCCGACTCACTTCTGTGTTTTATCAACGAACTGGAACCTTTAAACTACATCCAGTACTGGAACGGACACCATGGTTTATATAAAAGTTAAAGGGAGGAGGTTTAGACAGAAAAATTCTTCCTCATTTCAATTTTATGAAAATTTAAATGAACTAAATTGCGGGATAAATTGCGGGATAAATTGCGGGATAAATTGCGGGATAAATTGCGGGATAAATTGCGGGATAAATTGCGGGATAAATTGCGGGATAAATTGCGGGATAAATTGCGGGATAAATGAACCTACTTTTATTTCAGTATGACGGAACAGAAAATCACACCCCAAAAAGCAATTATGAGGGGACAAATCATTGTAAATGTCCCAGTTATTTTGATCATGTTTGGGATAATTGTAGGGGGCTGGTACTTAGTGATATTCAAATCTCTTCTCTGGTATTGGGGTTTAATTAGCTTTTTAATCGGACCACTTATAGCGTGGGTTTTCTGGAGTTTCATGATAACTCACTGGCGGATTTGGGCTTTTAGCAGAATTGAAGATCATAGGGAACTTAAAGACCAGGCCATCGACGGAATGTTAATCTGGAAAGATGGTAGTTTCTTCGAACGAACAGAAATAAGAACAACAAGACAACGCAACATAATCGATGAACTGGAACAACGATTTGAAGATTCAAAAATCTACCGAAAATTTGTCGATGATCTTTCCATTCCGGATAAAGTCGAATATAAATACTCCAAAAGTGGCTTGATAGTCGGAATTCTTTTATATAGCTCAATAATTGGTTGCGGCATTTATCTTGTGTCCATACCTGGCGTTAATACTTTAGGGGTTTTTAGTATTATCATTGGTATTATCTTTTTAAGAAGGACATACAAAGAATTTTCAAATAGCCAACTTTCTCTTATACTTAGTAATCAGGGAATTACCACCAATGGAGAGTTAATTGAATGGAAGTACATTTCCAACGAAACTGCAAAAATGAAAGGATATGGACAATACAGAAAGGCTTATCTGATCTTCGACCTAAGCGGAGTAAATTTTCAAATAATGCTGGCTGATTACAATATAAAGTTGTCAACTTTAAGATACCAGCTCAAAATATTTCGTGGACGAGCAAATATTTCTGCCAATGATCCAACTACTTCTTAATATCAATCTTGTACCCGTCCGCTAATAAAAACTAAAACTTTAGTCACAAAAAAAACCCTGCTAATCAAAGCAGGGTTTTTTTTGTATTTTAATACATCCTACCGCTGGAAAATCAGCGGCCGCACCATCTGCACGCCATCGGCTTCCAGCCGGATGATATACGTGCCCGCAGGTAATGCCTGAAAATCGCTCCAGTTTAGCTGGTGAGTGCCTGCGGTAAACTGCCGGGCTGAAAACAGAGAGGCGATCTTCTGGCCCTGAATATTCCAAAGCGAAGCGGCTACAGAGGTGTTTTTATCAAGCGTAAAAGTCAGGTTAAACGCGCCCGAGGTAGGGTTGGGGTAAATGCTGACATTTGTGGCTGCAAATTGATTTTTGTCAACTGCCGTTGTCAGCGATTCAAATAGTTCGACCACCGACTTTGTCGTGTTTTTCAGCATCGTAAAATTGGCAGCCAACGCCATATCAAAGAAAAACGAAAGCGTCTGGAAAGAATCTGCATCATACCATACTCCTGTGATACTGTCGGCAAACTGATAAGTTGCATCTCCCATACGGTAAATGGGAACCGCCTCGGGACGAATGCTCACCCCATCCACATACCAGAGTGTGGTAAAGGTCCAGGTAAGGGTATCAAGCCCGGCAATGGGCTGCGCAGTATCTGGAAAAGCTGCAGGAAGGCCGATAGACCCATCATCCACATACGATTGCAGATCATACTGGCTGACACCCAGATAATCATATGGAAAAGAACCAACACCAAAAGTATCAGGAGCACCTCCATAACGATCAAACAGAATATCCGTTCCACTCAACCAGAGTTTTCCACCTCCTTCGAGATAGGCTTTGAGCGCAGTATTGTCTTCATCAATGCCATTCCAGAAAAGCAGTCCATCTCCATCAGAAGCTGCATGCCAGATCACCAGGTCAAAGGCCGCCATATAAGTATCTGTGGGACTGGCTGCACTGTCTACTGCATTAAAATACGTGTAAGCATACCCCAGCGAGTCCAATGCTGAAGCCAAAAGCTCGGCATTCCCAAAAGTATCACTATCATCATCCACAAACAGAATGGAAATCTGGCCGCGCATGGGTGCGATTGCCAGCGTGATCAATACAAAAAAGAAAGTTAAGGTTTTCATAGAATTGGTTTTGGTTAAGGTTAAAAAATTCATTGCGAGCAGTGCACGGGAAGCAGTAGTAATAGAATTTTTTTTAATCTTTTTGTCAGTAAAGACAAATGATCTTTCCGGGAAAACCTGCGGAGGCCAGCAAATATATACCGGCAGGCAAAAAATCCAAAGATAAAGTTTGTCTTTGCTCTCCCGGAGGAAGGGAAAATGTGGTCTCAAAACAGGTGAATCCACTGGTATTGATGATTTTCACAGGCATGGTGATGGGTTTTGTGTTCGAAAAGTATAACGTTATCTCCCTCGAACCTGCTGCTTGCCCTACACGAAACCATGATTCAGTCCATTCATTTAACCCGGAAACCACACTCACCTGAAAAGAAACGGACGACGATGGTCCGGCACATGAATAACTGTCGTTGTAAGCCCATACCCGCCAGTAATAAGTTTTATCCTCCAACCAGTTTTGGGTAAAGAGAATGGCTGTGTCAGTTGTAATCATTCCTATCGGCTCAAGACTGAATGCCGCGGAGCGGTCAAACTCTACATAATAATATTTTGCCCCCTCCACTTTTGTCCATGTGAAAGCCAGATCATTTCCGGCAGTTGAAACGCCTCCTGTGGGGCTTATAAGCAGCGATGTCGCCAAAATCGTATCGGACTGGGGAGAATAAGCAGGGTGAAGGTTAAGTCGCGCCGGGCTAAGAAAATCTGCCTGCATGAGCGCTATTTGTTCGGCAGAAAAACGATTGCGGCAGCTATCCTGGAAGTATGACATGATCAGGCTTTCGTCGGGATCCACAAGAGTACCCAAAGGATCCATTGCTCCACCGCCGTAATCGCAGGACTGCTGCCAGCTCAGTCCGAAGTTGTAATCAGGTGGCGTGTCGCAGAGCATGTCTCCCGCCGTGCTGCAGTTGCTGCCATCTGCACGTTCGGTGGGGGTAATTCCATCAGAGGCGACTGCCGGTGCAGGATTGCCGTGAATCTGGGCATTCCAGGCTACGGCATCCCAGCCAAAATGCGGGTGAAACAGGCTGAAAAAATGGCCGATTTCATGAGTGGTTGTTTTATTTCCCGATTTAAATACATCGCGCCTGACCACAATCCAGTCGTCGCCGCTGTCGTAATAACCCACGGCACCGCTGGCAATCTGGTTTACCACAAAAATATTCACCGCGGAATCAACACTTTTCCCCCGCATCGCCTGCTGGTTTGTCGCGAGCTCATGGTCATTAAATATACCATCGTGGTCGATGAAAAAAATGCCTCCCTTGCGGAGGTAAAACTGAAGACCCGTGGGTGCAAAGATTTCATTCATCTCGCAGAGAACCTCCAAAGCCCGCCAGGTGGCGGCGCGGCCTACACCGTTTGTGCGGGCAACCAGCTGAAAGGCAACCGGAATATATTGCGTTGTGTTGCGCGGACTGTTCGCCATTTGCGATTGGCGGATATTGTCAAGGTAGCGGGGCATCCATTCCCGCTGCGAAAGGTCATCATTTCCACACGAATTGCCAGGCTGTGCCGCTATTCTCACGAACCCCAAACACACAAACAGAAGTACAACTTTGCGAAACATAGATTACTGATAAAGTCCTTCAAAATACGCTGGATGGCGTTTTAGCCCTTCATAAAAAAAGAATACCTCGCCCTCTAGCCCGTACTTGCGGTTTTCTTCGATCATTTCCTGTAAAAACTCTTCTGAAGCATAATAATCTCCGACTTTCAGCAATATGCCTGGAACAACCAT
Proteins encoded in this region:
- a CDS encoding polysaccharide deacetylase family protein gives rise to the protein MNRRSFVKTTALSALAMGFESFTTKGKTHILTLSFDDGFKKSFYRTAEIHENYGLKACLNVIASGHLPEFKGVGFWVRPDQMGNFEDWNTLKSRGHEVMPHSWAHLNLTQIPFEQATANMTRCLDYFEANLEGYDKEKAVYNFAFNASTEALDHFALQRVAAVRTGAWLTLTNTKTNRIPGSAERLRLGCWSHGPDNSDDYVEAEVNEFLAGPGGWLILNLHGLDGEGWGPVSTWYLDHLLRRLVKIDYLDILPTGEVIKELTK
- a CDS encoding GNAT family N-acetyltransferase, with product MITISRTNAENSDFAELVRHLDSDLARRDGEDHSFYAQYNKITNIKYAVVAYEAGKPIGCGAIKEFAPDTMEVKRMYVFPESRGKGIAAQILAELENWASEMGYPKCVLETGLKQPEAIRLYEKSGYRRIPNYGQYAGVENSVCFEKRVG
- a CDS encoding Piwi domain-containing protein — translated: MLVLDPHLIFQNPENYLDFITKSPEGQYFDRKEVRDDIKKGKENLKKTISAFTNSRGGILILGISDDGNIVGLNHLTENELNALVQEKIHLINHQAQSKEFYIEEKRLLAVYAPEGLSGVCKTNESHPKAWIREAAQNQPLSPQQEEALLLERNKKWEQLSVCEVSPVLINKGVLEIFKKRYLEEQGAAFSYEDTEFLLNIGAAKPENSRFFFTYAGFLFFANNPSAHIPGAQIRFLKYESPIEQYKQAGNPTFDKTFDGCLPELLRKVRTFVNEGAFFKKYTYRNPYESGIVEEPELPPNAVEESIVNALIHRDYHSPLPIECILYKDAFAVRSPGRILQDGVIPANFSLDDQQLSHYPRNPKISQWAKTMVDESGQRFVKSLSEGHRTMLKAMKELKLPAPRYSTNGFTTVKLFNDSVNREARIRQLQQPLSDEFTNLFPIEFQYHTLQEPDPLSYSIQIQLLHLIRDKLRNLGWYIDKEKKSRITVHQRGKNLKINALIDAVLHVYPAYDLQVYVFDGKFYLSVDYTIQVRNISSLDKLLQKKINFQERFSQVKYGGTWTAGLIESYTTFTAKVRLPEYETTEEVACENIIPNLSKTELSAIASTLKFDLEAKIKEFSMASLANASKDRATKILDVAKFLATQVFPMGYNGFTAHLSDRPLTLQLPDVDENLFFTLFRNLKEPEAKFQENHTEANILSGLTRFGALITTPRDIEIVPFCLTGFENSCQQLIETLQRGQMNFKGMERTFGTSLTFTSVISKSDAHDFLPEIQRLLTQHPHWIGNPDLTRIFLIHIPEDRYPATDIHSPYFILKEYLLEKGIPVQMVDTNTLLNPKFKDLNLALNINAKTGGTPWVLPNALPEADCFIGLSYAQYREDNHFRRTMGYANVFDRYGQWMFYKGNSLSFDFEEKHIHLAKLVKESLLQRKDLSDSASIHIHYTNKFSRLDREHILAAVKSVRPKATVSFVWINLFHNIRMFDNRIEGNGSLSRGSYVVTGKHQIYLSTTGYSTLKKTLGTPVLLEVNTLTEPYNPQHIMPYRSIAQHILALTKLNWSSTQSINALPVTLKYAHEIARLTSVFYQRTGTFKLHPVLERTPWFI
- a CDS encoding T9SS type A sorting domain-containing protein, translating into MKTLTFFFVLITLAIAPMRGQISILFVDDDSDTFGNAELLASALDSLGYAYTYFNAVDSAASPTDTYMAAFDLVIWHAASDGDGLLFWNGIDEDNTALKAYLEGGGKLWLSGTDILFDRYGGAPDTFGVGSFPYDYLGVSQYDLQSYVDDGSIGLPAAFPDTAQPIAGLDTLTWTFTTLWYVDGVSIRPEAVPIYRMGDATYQFADSITGVWYDADSFQTLSFFFDMALAANFTMLKNTTKSVVELFESLTTAVDKNQFAATNVSIYPNPTSGAFNLTFTLDKNTSVAASLWNIQGQKIASLFSARQFTAGTHQLNWSDFQALPAGTYIIRLEADGVQMVRPLIFQR